A genomic region of Catharus ustulatus isolate bCatUst1 chromosome 32, bCatUst1.pri.v2, whole genome shotgun sequence contains the following coding sequences:
- the LOC117009317 gene encoding activator of basal transcription 1-like — translation MAGAERDLHGRGEEEEEEEEEEEEEEEEEEKEEEEEEEKEEEEDGPEGSPAAEAPSDPPSKPVVPGVLYLSFLPPGFGPRQARALLRPHGELGRVFLQPRGGSVRRRRQRPGGPPAVAFAEGWVEFRDKRAAKRAAKILHGAPMAPRPRSPFRHHCWSIKYLPGFRWPHLSERLSYERQVRAQRLRAEVAQAKREGGFYTQRASKMAKEPPKTSGDPARPSPTWGFAQRPTEEEIWRRKARPPPAAPPQSLLEKVFGIGR, via the exons ATGGCCGGGGCCGAGCGGGACCTGCACGGGAggggcgaggaggaggaggaggaggaagaagaggaagaggaggaggaagaagaagaagaaaaggaggaagaagaagaggaagaaaaggaggaagaagaggatggTCCCGAGGGCTCCCCCGCTGCCGAAGCCCCCTCCGACCCCCCCTCCAAGCCGGTGGTCCCGGGGGTTCTTTATCTGTCCTTCCTCCCGCCGGGGTTCGGGCCCCGCCAGGCCCGGGCGCTGCTGCGGCCGCacggggagctgggcagggtctTCCTGCAGCCCCGCG GAGGCTCcgtgcggcggcggcggcagcgcccgggGGGCCCCCCGGCCGTGGCGTTCGCCGAGGGCTGGGTGGAATTCCGGGACAAACGCGCGGCCAAACGTGCGGCCAAAATCCTGCACGGGGCCCCCATggccccccggccccgcagcccctTCCGCCATCACTGCTGGAGCATCAAG TACCTGCCCGGTTTCCGCTGGCCTCACCTGAGCGAGCGCCTCAGCTACGAGCGCCAGGTGAGGGCTCAGCGCCTCCGCGCCGAGGTGGCCCAGGCCAAACGGGAGGGGGGGTTCTACACCCAGCGCGCCTCCAAAATGGCCAaagaaccccccaaaacctccgGAGACCCCGCCAGACCCTCCCCAACCTGGGGCTTCGCCCAAAGACCGACCGAGGAGGAGATCTGGAGGCGCAAAGCTCGGCCCCCGCCGGCCGCGCCCccccagagcctgctggagAAGGTGTTTGGGATAGGGAGGTGA